A genomic window from Lotus japonicus ecotype B-129 chromosome 1, LjGifu_v1.2 includes:
- the LOC130748938 gene encoding ABC transporter B family member 10-like — translation MAPQKMVQMVNNTVEEDGGDDEPRKNVVRALPFFTLLSYADLVDWILMGLGTLGSIVHGMALPVGYLLLGKALNAFGNNIDDQDAMVAALKKVVPFVWYMAIATFPAGVLEIGCWMYASERQLSRLRLAYLQAVLSQEIGAFDTELTSGKVITGISNHMSVIQDAIGEKFGHFTSSCATFFAGIVIAAVCCWEVALLCLVVVPLILMIGAIYTKKMNTISTTKLFYHSEATSMIEQTISHIKTVYAFVGEGSAIKSFTENMDKQYMISKGEALVKGVGTGMFQTVSFCSWAIIVWVGAVVVTAGRAKGGDIIAAVMSILFGAISLTYAAPDMQTFNQAKAAGYEVFQMIQRKPLINNESKGNMPEEIKGDIELRDVHFSYPSRPEKPILQGLSLTITAGKTVALVGSSGCGKSTVISLVTRFYDPLRGDIFIDRNNIKDLDLKFLRRNIGTVSQEPSLFTGTIKDNLKVGKMDADDEEIQKAAVMSNAHNFISQLPNQYLTEVGQRGVQLSGGQKQRIAIARAILKNPPILLLDEATSALDTESEKLVQEALETAMHGRTVILIAHRLSTVVNADVIAVVENGQVVETGTHHTLLNTSRFYSTLFRMQNLEPVPESGTTISTNKSARQVDIPDETRPLPDTQREVQRNLSEQSAMKEQSNTSTRERSIFFRIWFGLKKRELVKISLGSFAAAFSGISKPFFGFYIITIGVAYFHPDAKRKVGFYSAIFSGIGLLSLFSHTFQHYFFGVIGEKAMANVRRALYSGVLRNEVGWFDKPENTVGSLTSRIISDTSMVKVIIADRMSVIVQCISSILIATIVSMRVNWRMGLVAWAVMPCHFIGGLIQGKSAKGFSGDYSAAHSDLVALTSESATNIRTIASFCHEEQVLKKAKTFLEIPKKKYRNESIKYGIIQGFSLCLWNIAHAVALWYTTVLVDRRQATFENGIRSYQIFSLTVPSITELYTLIPTVVSAINILTPAFKTLDRKTEIEPDTPDDSQPDRIQGSVEFENVQFNYPSRPSITVLDNFSLQIEAGSKVAFVGPSGAGKSSVLALLLRFYNPGMGKVLIDGKDIQEYNLRWLRTQIGLVQQEPLLFNCSIRENICYGNNAASESEIVEVAREANIHEFVSNLPNGYNTVVGEKGCQLSGGQKQRIAIARTLLKRPAILLFDEATSALDAESERTIVNALKAMNLKEGSGLSSRITQITVAHRLSTVINSDTIVVMDKGKIVETGSHSTLLASDAGLYSKLIKMQSFVQSSWVE, via the exons ATGGCTCCTCAAAAAATGGTGCAAATGGTGAATAATACGGTAGAAGAagatggtggtgatgatgagCCAAGGAAGAACGTGGTGAGAGCCTTGCCATTCTTTACACTGTTGAGCTATGCTGACTTAGTGGACTGGATTCTGATGGGTTTGGGAACTCTAGGTTCGATTGTGCATGGCATGGCTCTTCCTGTTGGGTATCTCTTGTTGGGAAAAGCTCTTAATGCTTTTGGGAACAATATTGATGACCAAGATGCCATGGTCGCTGCACTTAAGAAG GTTGTTCCATTTGTGTGGTACATGGCAATCGCCACATTTCCTGCTGGGGTACTtg AGATTGGGTGTTGGATGTATGCAAGTGAAAGACAGTTATCACGCCTAAGATTAGCATATCTACAAGCAGTCCTTAGCCAAGAGATAGGGGCTTTTGATACAGAACTAACAAGTGGCAAAGTCATCACTGGAATAAGCAACCACATGAGTGTCATACAAGATGCCATTGGTGAGAAG TTTGGTCACTTCACCTCTAGTTGTGCAACTTTCTTTGCTGGAATTGTGATTGCTGCTGTATGCTGTTGGGAAGTGGCGCTTTTGTGTTTAGTGGTTGTCCCTCTTATCCTTATGATTGGAGCAATTTACACCAAGAAAATGAACACCATATCAACCACCAAATTGTTTTACCACTCTGAAGCCACATCTATGATAGAGCAG ACAATATCACATATAAAAACAGTATATGCTTTTGTTGGAGAGGGAAGTGCAATCAAATCCTTCACAGAGAACATGGACAAACAGTACATGATAAGCAAAGGCGAGGCACTTGTGAAGGGAGTGGGAACAGGGATGTTTCAAACAGTGAGTTTCTGCTCTTGGGCTATCATTGTATGGGTTGGAGCTGTTGTGGTCACAGCTGGGAGAGCAAAAGGAGGAGATATCATAGCTGCAGTGATGAGTATTCTCTTTGGTGCAAT ATCTCTCACTTATGCAGCACCAGACATGCAAACATTCAATCAAGCAAAAGCTGCAGGGTATGAGGTTTTCCAAATGATCCAGAGAAAGCCACTAATAAACAATGAATCAAAAGGGAACATGCCTGAGGAAATTAAAGGAGACATTGAGCTAAGAGATGTTCACTTTTCCTACCCATCAAGGCCAGAGAAACCTATCCTTCAAGGACTTTCCTTGACAATTACTGCAGGAAAGACAGTGGCGCTTGTTGGTAGCAGCGGGTGTGGAAAGAGCACTGTTATTTCCTTGGTTACCAGATTTTATGACCCTCTGAGAG GGGATATTTTTATTGATCGTAACAATATCAAGGATCTTGATCTCAAGTTCCTGCGAAGAAATATAGGGACTGTTTCCCAAGAACCATCACTCTTCACAGGCACCATCAAAGATAACTTGAAAGTAGGAAAAATGGATGCAGATGACGAAGAGATACAGAAAGCAGCAGTTATGTCAAATGCACACAATTTCATATCACAGTTGCCTAATCAGTACCTAACAGAG GTAGGACAAAGGGGTGTCCAATTATCAGGGGGTCAGAAACAGAGAATTGCAATAGCAAGAGCCATTCTGAAAAATCCTCCTATCCTTCTTCTTGATGAGGCTACTAGTGCCCTTGATACGGAGTCAGAAAAGCTGGTCCAAGAAGCACTTGAGACAGCTATGCATGGAAGGACTGTCATCTTGATTGCACACAGGCTCTCCACGGTTGTAAATGCAGATGTGATTGCTGTAGTGGAGAATGGACAAGTTGTAGAAACAGGAACACACCACACTTTGTTAAATACAAGCAGATTTTATAGCACCTTATTCAGGATGCAGAACCTTGAACCAGTTCCGGAATCCGG GACTACAATTTCCACAAACAAAAGTGCCCGCCAAGTAGATATTCCTGATGAAACTAGACCACTACCAGACACACAGAGAGAGGTCCAAAGAAATCTCTCAGAGCAGTCTGCAATGAAGGAACAAAGCAATACGAGCACAAGGGAAAGGAGCATATTTTTCAGAATTTGGTTTGGTTTAAAAAAGAGGGAGCTGGTGAAGATTTCACTTGGATCGTTTGCAGCAGCTTTCTCTGGCATCTCAAAGCCATTTTTTGGATTCTACATCATCACCATTGGAGTTGCATATTTCCATCCAGATGCAAAACGGAAAGTTGGATTTTATTCAGCCATCTTCTCTGGAATAGGGTTGCTTTCCTTATTTAGCCACACCTTCCAGCATTATTTCTTTGGAGTTATTGGAGAAAAGGCTATGGCAAATGTCAGACGTGCATTGTATTCAG GTGTACTCCGTAACGAAGTAGGCTGGTTTGACAAACCTGAGAACACTGTTGGTTCTCTAACTTCACGCATTATCAGTGATACTTCCATGGTCAAAGTCATAATTGCTGATCGCATGTCCGTGATTGTGCAATGCATTTCCTCCATACTGATAGCAACAATTGTCAGCATGAGAGTCAACTGGAGAATGGGTTTGGTAGCTTGGGCTGTTATGCCCTGCCACTTCATAGGTGGTCTCATTCAAGGCAAGTCAGCCAAAGGATTCTCCGGTGACTACTCTGCAGCACATTCTGACCTTGTTGCACTTACATCGGAGTCTGCAACCAACATAAGGACTATTGCATCATTTTGTCATGAAGAGCAAGTACTGAAGAAAGCCAAAACATTTCTGGAAATTCCAAAGAAAAAGTACAGGAATGAGAGTATCAAGTATGGTATCATTCAAGGTTTCTCCCTTTGCTTGTGGAACATTGCACATGCTGTTGCTTTGTGGTACACAACAGTTCTGGTTGATAGACGTCAAGCCACCTTCGAAAATGGAATAAGATCATACCAAATTTTTTCTCTCACAGTTCCTTCTATCACAGAATTGTACACACTGATCCCAACTGTTGTCTCTGCTATCAATATACTAACTCCAGCATTCAAGACCCTTGACCGTAAAACTGAAATTGAACCAGATACACCAGATGATTCCCAACCTGATAGAATCCAGGGAAGTGTTGAATTTGAAAACGTACAATTCAACTACCCATCAAGACCTTCAATCACTGTTCTTGACAATTTCAGTTTACAAATTGAAGCTGGATCGAAGGTAGCTTTTGTAGGACCAAGCGGTGCAGGAAAATCTTCTGTTTTGGCCCTTCTATTAAGATTTTACAATCCAGGAATGGGAAAGGTATTAATTGATGGGAAAGACATACAGGAATATAATCTAAGGTGGTTAAGGACACAAATAGGGCTGGTACAACAAGAGCCATTGCTTTTCAACTGCTCAATTAGAGAAAATATTTGCTATGGAAATAATGCGGCTTCTGAAAGTGAAATAGTGGAGGTTGCCAGAGAAGCAAACATACATGAATTTGTAAGTAATCTACCAAACGGATATAACACTGTTGTTGGAGAGAAAGGCTGCCAGCTTTCAGGAGGACAAAAACAAAGAATAGCCATTGCCAGAACCTTACTAAAGAGGCCTGCAATATTACTCTTTGATGAAGCAACAAGTGCTCTTGATGCTGAGTCTGAAAGAACTATAGTGAATGCTTTAAAAGCAATGAATCTGAAGGAAGGGAGTGGCTTGAGCTCAAGAATCACCCAGATCACAGTAGCTCATAGATTATCCACGGTGATAAACTCGGATACCATAGTCGTCATGGATAAGGGTAAAATTGTAGAGACGGGATCCCACTCAACCCTACTAGCATCAGATGCAGGACTCTATTCAAAGTTAATCAAGATGCAGAGCTTTGTACAAAGCTCATGGGTTGAATAG
- the LOC130745699 gene encoding uncharacterized protein LOC130745699, translating to MAADGGGNPGLTEILERLKTMQRANEALQTQVAELTRGKLDHQGSDRHTTAAVVNFQPFSDEIVAEEIPEQVKTLVLDPYSGATDPKEHLVYFNTRMVIAGVNDAVKYKLLPSTFKKSAMMWFTTLPPGSIADFTEFSTRFLSQFSASRSEQATIAALLAVNQRENESIKSYMTRFNDLSVHLEDSVPSVCVATFKNGLREGPLNGNLTRHPATSMAEIRARARSYILEEEGNRQKQKMDGSSS from the coding sequence ATGGCGGCAGATGGAGGAGGAAACCCAGGTTTAACGGAGATATTGGAGAGGCTGAAAACTATGCAAAGAGCTAATGAGGCTTTGCAAACTCAGGTCGCGGAGTTAACGCGTGGCAAGTTGGATCATCAAGGATCTGATCGTCACACCACGGCGGCGGTCGTCAATTTCCAACCCTTTTCTGATGAGATCGTGGCGGAGGAGATCCCCGAACAGGTTAAGACACTCGTTTTGGATCCTTATTCTGGAGCCACAGATCCGAAGGAGCATCTGGTTTACTTCAACACACGGATGGTAATCGCTGGGGTGAATGATGCGGTCAAGTATAAGCTTCTCCCCTCCACGTTCAAGAAATCTGCCATGATGTGGTTCACCACCCTTCCCCCAGGATCAATCGCAGATTTCACGGAGTTCTCGACGCGATTCTTGTCTCAATTCTCGGCGAGTAGATCAGAGCAAGCCACAATAGCAGCTTTGCTGGCAGTGAATCAGCGGGAGAATGAATCGATCAAGAGCTACATGACACGATTCAATGACTTATCAGTACACTTGGAGGACTCAGTGCCATCGGTCTGCGTGGCAACTTTCAAGAATGGACTTAGGGAAGGACCTTTGAATGGAAATTTGACGAGGCATCCAGCGACCTCCATGGCAGAGATTAGGGCGCGAGCTCGAAGTTATATCCTCGAGGAGGAGGGCAACCGTCAGAAGCAGAAGATGGATGGTTCCTCATCTTAG
- the LOC130748947 gene encoding uncharacterized protein LOC130748947 gives MDADSWTSCPFCDSTVPSSQINRHANAHFEDDPELPQHIHFPPNSHLQSSLPSEQTDNDLQCGANSGECGGETSRDSGECKMDDKLSCLIGLQARSEFCKVEGGLMALLRDCLECEAENSRSVLSGYVDHFQSLQSEDSGWGCGWRNIQMLSSHLLVQRPEAREALFGGSGFVTDIPSLQRWLEIAWEKGFDAPGSAQFDHVVYGSKKWIGTTECAALLRSFGLRARVVDFGPKESQSASGSSVDSTMNTANTSKMVESKDKKGEAYQVLMDFVWNYFSDESSIQFGQQCVVVSEKMPLYFQHAGHSRTIVGIHVKHQETGILQYNLLVLDPAHSTAALERSLRQKVGWQKLIKRGMHTLKKPQYQLCYVDPGIAGEEEIEKLKTIDSVFLEI, from the exons ATGGATGCAGATTCATGGACTAGTTGCCCTTTCTGCGATTCAACAGTCCCCTCATCCCAAATCAATCG GCACGCCAATGCTCACTTTGAAGATGATCCTGAGCTACCCCAACATATTCATTTTCCCCCTAATTCCCACCTTCAATCATCTCTTCCG AGTGAACAAACAGACAATGACTTGCAGTGCGGAGCAAATTCTGGAGAGTGTGGTGGTGAAACTAGTAGAGATAGCGGGGAATGCAAAATGGATGATAAGTTATCTTGCTTGATTGGTTTAcaggcgaggagtgaattttGCAAAGTTGAAGGGGGTTTGATGGCTTTGTTAAGAGATTGTTTGGAGTGTGAAGCTGAAAATTCGAGAAGCGTTTTATCTGGGTATGTTGATCATTTCCAGAGTCTTCAGTCTGAGGATTCTGGTTGGGGTTGTGGATGGCGTAACATTCAAATGCTTAGCTCTCACTTGCTAGTGCAAAGGCCAGAAGCAAGAGAAGCTTTGTTTGGGGGTTCGGGATTTGTTACGGATATCCCTTCGCTCCAGAGATGGCTTGAGATTGCTTGGGAGAAGGGTTTTGATGCGCCTGGATCGGCTCAATTTGATCATGTTGTTTATGGTTCAAAAAAATGGATAGGAACTACTGAGTGCGCAGCTCTTTTGCGATCCTTTGGTCTTCGAGCGAGAGTAGTGGATTTTGGTCCCAAGGAATCCCAATCTGCCTCAGGTTCAAGTGTTGATAGCACTATGAATACAGCAAATACTAGTAAGATGGTAGAAAGTAAAGATAAAAAAGGTGAGGCTtatcaagttctcatggatttTGTGTGGAATTACTTTTCTGATGAAAGCTCAATCCAATTTGGTCAACAGTGTGTTGTGGTCAGTGAAAAAAT GCCCTTATACTTTCAACATGCTGGTCACTCAAGAACAATAGTTGGAATTCATGTCAAACATCAAGAGACTGGAATTCTACAATATAATCTCCTTGTTCTGGACCCTGCTCAT aGTACGGCTGCTCTTGAAAGATCACTACGACAGAAAGTTGGATGGCAGAAACTCATAAAAAGGGGAATGCATACACTGAAGAAGCCACAATACCAG CTGTGTTATGTTGATCCTGGAATTGCTGGAGAGGAGGAGATAGAAAAACTCAAGACAATTGACAGTGTCTTCCTTGAAATTTAG